The sequence below is a genomic window from Thioclava nitratireducens.
TGTGAAAGCCCCGACGAAACTGTCGCCCGCGCCCACTTTCGAGACGACATCGACCTTAGGCGCCACGGCAAACCAGCGCGCGTCCTTGGTGGCGAGCACGTTGCCATCCGAGCCGCGCGCGACGATCACCGCATGTGCCAGTCCGCGCTGCACGAGGCTTTGCGCGAAGTCGGCGCTGTCGCTGCGCTCGGGCAGTTTGCGGCCCGCCAACTCCTCGGCCTCCAGTTCGTCCATCCGCAGAACGTCGGCGGGTTGCGCCTTGCTTTCCATCAACTGGTGCAGAGCCTTGCCGGAGGTGTCGAGGAAAAGCCGCGCCTTGGTCCGGGCCATTTTCGTCGCCAGCCGCGCGGGGAAATCCTCGGGCACGCCGGGCGGTTGCGAGCCGGACAGCACGACGATCCCGTCTTCAGGGGCGGCGCGCGCGATCCGGCTGAGCGCCTTGGCGACATCGCGCGCGCCCCAGTCCGGCCCGGGCATCACGAAGCGGTATTGCGCGCCCGTGCTCTGGTCGGTGGCAGTCAGGCTCATCCGCGTCTCGCCCGGCGCGGGGTAGGGGAAGAGAGCGATCCCGGCCTCGGCGAGGAGCCGCATCACCCGGTCCCCGGTGGTGCCGCCAAGGGCGACGAAGGCCGTGGAATTGCCGCCCAAGGCAGCGATCGCGCGGCTGACATTCAACCCGCCGCCCCCCGGATCGGTCAGCGGCCGCGTGCAGCGCAGCTTGCGCTCGGGCGCGATTTCGGGGGTTTCGATCGACAGATCGACCGTCGGGTTGAGCGTGATCGTGAGGATCGAGGTCATCGCAGGCTCCGAAGCCGTGGTGGGTATCGGGATCATCGCAGCTAACGATCTGCGATCAAGGGGGCGTGCGGGATTGAGGTAGTGGGCGCCCGGACGGCGAAAGGACCGTCCGGACAATCGAAACGATGGATCAGACGTTGAGCTGATAGGTGATCGGGTGGAAGTGGAAGCCGGTGTCGAGTGCCTCGAGATGACCCACGCCCGGGAAGGGCATGTG
It includes:
- a CDS encoding 1-phosphofructokinase family hexose kinase produces the protein MTSILTITLNPTVDLSIETPEIAPERKLRCTRPLTDPGGGGLNVSRAIAALGGNSTAFVALGGTTGDRVMRLLAEAGIALFPYPAPGETRMSLTATDQSTGAQYRFVMPGPDWGARDVAKALSRIARAAPEDGIVVLSGSQPPGVPEDFPARLATKMARTKARLFLDTSGKALHQLMESKAQPADVLRMDELEAEELAGRKLPERSDSADFAQSLVQRGLAHAVIVARGSDGNVLATKDARWFAVAPKVDVVSKVGAGDSFVGAFTLALSRGKPFHEALQHGAAGAAATVTTPATDLCSAAMVRRLLPHCPVEPI